A window of Microbispora hainanensis genomic DNA:
CAGTTTCGTCGCGAGCTTCCGCTGGATCTCTTTGGCGGTCAGAGCGGCCGGACAATCCTGATAGTGCCACAGCAGCCAGATCTCGAAGCAGGGGCGGGAGATGACCAGATTGATCCCATCATCTCGCGCCACGCGGATCGCCTCATCCAGAGAGGCGTGATCGTCGACGTCCACCACCGCCCATGTCTCGTCATAGGCGAGGAAGGCGTCCCGGTGCCGCCGCGCGGCGGAACGGGCCTTGTCCCGACGCCGGATCGCCTCCCTCACGACGCTCAGCGGATCCTTGCCGCAGCCGTCGACGTCGCAGTGGCCGACCTCTACGGGGACTGCTCGAAAGTGGTCTTTCACCCCGTTGAAGTATTGGACCTCGGTGACGACGCCCTCGCATATGACGAGGATGCGCTTCTTCGGATCTCTTTTCGCTGAAGGCCGTTCCAAGCGTGGGGGGCTACGCCGAGGGCTCATCCAGTCGGGGTTCCATTCCTCGGAAGATCTCGCGAACTTTGTCGAAGTTCAGGTACGGCACAGCACCATATCGACCCTGGAGGTAACCACGCTCGATGTTCTCGTCGGTTCGTGGCCGGAAATCGGCGAG
This region includes:
- a CDS encoding RloB family protein, encoding MERPSAKRDPKKRILVICEGVVTEVQYFNGVKDHFRAVPVEVGHCDVDGCGKDPLSVVREAIRRRDKARSAARRHRDAFLAYDETWAVVDVDDHASLDEAIRVARDDGINLVISRPCFEIWLLWHYQDCPAALTAKEIQRKLATKLPNYDKHLSATFPYHDYLRAERRAKSADPDHSAPNRKGRNPSTNVWLVVNGIAQSGKREPVGI